The sequence CGTATATCTTCCAGTGTGAAAGTTTTTTTGGGCCGTATGATTGTAGTGGTCATGGGATGAGTCGAAAGTTCATAAAGTTTATAAAGTCCATAAAGTCAGAAAGTCCATAAAGTTTAAAGTCCTTAAAGTCGAAAGTCCAGAAAGTGATAACGTTTTTCTTATTCTATTTCACTTTTAACTTTAAGGACTTTATGAACTTTTGACTAATTCACCATCTGTTTATTCTATCCACCACTTTCTTTTTCAGCGCAAGATATGATCCGACAGCGCTTTGTTCAAGGTCGGGAGAAACAATGCGAAGAATTTCTTTTCCCAATATGCGATATTGCCCTCCGACTTTGTTTGCTCTCAACAACCCGCATTTTAAGAGGCGTTTTACGGTACTATTGCTTATTTTCAGAATCTTTTGGGTTTCTTCTGTCGTATATACGGCTTGAGATTTTATTTCCTCACTCATCTGTCAATTTTAGTTCAAAGTGGTAAAAGTGTCAACAGGTGTCAAAAAGAGTCAGTATATAGTACTTAAAGTCGAAAGTTTATAAAGTTTATAAAGTCCATAAAGTCGGAAAGTCAAAAGTCCATAAAGTCCGTAAAGTCATAACATTTTTATTATTCTATTTCCTTTTAACTTTAAGGACTTTACGGACTTTCGACTCTATTCTCCCCACTCTGTTTCCAAGTATTCCGTAAGAGCTTCTTTCCAACCTCTCATAAGGCGCGTCTTGGAGGTAGCTGACTCGTTCTTTACGCGACGGGCGGGAAGGTGGAAGTAATCCGATTTCACATGAATGGCTTTTACCGAAGGTTTCATTTTGGCTATTATATGTTTTGCCACATCAAGTCTGCTACACGACCCTCCGTTTGTAAGATGGAACACACCTTTTTTATTTTTCAATATCAAGGTCTTGATTGCGGAGATGATATCTTTTCCGAAAGTCGGAGAGCCCGATACGTCCGCGTGGGCCTTAATTATGCTGACATCATCTTTCTTAAGCTGGGCAAGTATATTTGACACGAACTTCTTGTCTTTTTTAGGTCCTCCGCCGAACATCCAGCTGGATCTCGCGATAATATGGTCTTTGAGCATGCCTTGGACGATGAGTTCTCCAGCGTATTTGGAATGACCGTAAACATTTTGAGGATTGGGAACGTCATTCTCCGCGTAAGGTCCTTTTTTTGTACCGTCAAAGACCCCGATTGAGGAGATGTAAACAAGCTTCGCACCCACTTCTCTCGCGGCCAAAGCCACATGATAGGTTCCAATAGTGTTCACAAGGTAGGCCAAAGAAGGATTGATTTCGCCCGCGTCCAGGTCCGTCATGGCTGCCAAGTGAATAATAACTTTCGGTTTGTGATGTTTTACGGCCTTCATCACCGACTTAAGGTCGGTGACGTCAAGCGTGGCGTGGCTGGTTTTTATGCCGAAATCAATGTATGAGCCAGCCATGCCCCCCGCGCCCGTAATTAAGGTCTTGGGCATTTTTTCTTTTTTCATATATTAAAAGCAGTTTATCAAGAGAAGTGGCTAAAGTCCATAAAGTCAGAAAGTCCGTAAAGTCCATAAAGTCAGACTTTAAGGACTTTCGACTATGTTACTTTAAGCTATTTACATACCACGCATAAGTAGAAGCGATCCCATCGGCTAATCCTATTTTGCTTTTCCAGCCAAGAGCGTTAATTTTGGAGACATCAAGGAGTTTTCTTGGCGTACCATTCGGTTTGGATTTGTCCCATTCTATTTCTCCTTCAAACCCGACTACCTCTTTTATCATTTTAGCCAATTCCGCAATGGATATATCGCTTCCGGTTCCGACATTGATTATTTCCGAGTCATCGTATTTTTCCATTAAAAACAGACATGCTTCGGCCAAATCATCAACATGTAAAAACTCTCTCTTGGATTGGCCTGTCCCCCATAACAACACTTTTTCTTCGCCGTTTATTTTTGCTTCGTGAAATTTACGAAGCAGGGCGGGGAGCACATGCGAATTTTCCAAATCAAAGCTGTCATTTGGACCGTATAAATTTGTCGGCATGGCGGAAATAAAATTGGTGCCATATTGTCTGTTGTATGATTGGCACATCTTTATTCCCGCTATTTTTGCGATTGCATACGATTCGTTCGTTTCTTCAAGCGGACCAGTCATCAAATATTCTTCCTTGATAGGTTGTGGCGATTTTTGAGGGTAAATGCAGG is a genomic window of bacterium containing:
- a CDS encoding NAD(P)-dependent oxidoreductase, whose amino-acid sequence is MKKEKMPKTLITGAGGMAGSYIDFGIKTSHATLDVTDLKSVMKAVKHHKPKVIIHLAAMTDLDAGEINPSLAYLVNTIGTYHVALAAREVGAKLVYISSIGVFDGTKKGPYAENDVPNPQNVYGHSKYAGELIVQGMLKDHIIARSSWMFGGGPKKDKKFVSNILAQLKKDDVSIIKAHADVSGSPTFGKDIISAIKTLILKNKKGVFHLTNGGSCSRLDVAKHIIAKMKPSVKAIHVKSDYFHLPARRVKNESATSKTRLMRGWKEALTEYLETEWGE
- a CDS encoding GDP-L-fucose synthase translates to MHLSSKIYVAGHRGLVGSALARLIKRRGYHNLILKTRQELDLCDQRSVADFFYKEKPEYVFMAAAKVGGILANKKTPADFIYQNLCIQNNIIQSSALNGVKKLIFLGSSCIYPQKSPQPIKEEYLMTGPLEETNESYAIAKIAGIKMCQSYNRQYGTNFISAMPTNLYGPNDSFDLENSHVLPALLRKFHEAKINGEEKVLLWGTGQSKREFLHVDDLAEACLFLMEKYDDSEIINVGTGSDISIAELAKMIKEVVGFEGEIEWDKSKPNGTPRKLLDVSKINALGWKSKIGLADGIASTYAWYVNSLK
- a CDS encoding helix-turn-helix domain-containing protein, which gives rise to MSEEIKSQAVYTTEETQKILKISNSTVKRLLKCGLLRANKVGGQYRILGKEILRIVSPDLEQSAVGSYLALKKKVVDRINRW